The Desulfuromonas sp. TF nucleotide sequence AACTGCGGAGCCTGCTCAACCCCGACAATGTTCCCGACTTCGAAGCCTGCGCCACGACCGGCGAAGGGGTTTTCGAAACCCTCAAAGCCGTCGCCAAGCAGATTCTGATCGATCTGAAAAAAGGGGGAGGGTAGATCCCACCCCCCCCTTTACGACGAGAGACGAAGAGGCCATTTCCTTCATGGGGAAATGGCCTCTTCGTTTGGCGAACGTGAAAGCGGATGGATCGAAAACGTACGGGGTTGGACGAACACCTCATCCGCATCGGCGATTCAGGTGGGTATGGAGAGGATGACATTCGTTGCGGATTATCAGAGCTCTTTTGTGTAAAAATGATTGAAGGTTCGTTATTTTTGCTTTGGCGCCGGCTCTGCCGCGAAATCTAATCAAACCCTAACAATGCCGCTCCTATACTTCCGCAAACCGACGGAGGATTTAAATGAGCAAAGAACACATTCTGGTGATCGAAGACGAAGAGGATATTCTGGCGGTGATCCACTACAACCTGGCTAAAGAGGGATACAGGGTGACTTCGCGCACCACCGGCGAGGAAGGTCTGCAGGAGGCGCGGGAGACCTCTCCCGATCTGGTGATTCTCGATCTGATGCTCCCGGGAATCGACGGCATGGAGGTCTGCCGCAGGCTGCGCGA carries:
- a CDS encoding response regulator; translation: MSKEHILVIEDEEDILAVIHYNLAKEGYRVTSRTTGEEGLQEARETSPDLVILDLMLPGIDGMEVCRRLREDPATSRTPVVMLTAKGEEADIVGGLETGADDYVTKPFSQKVLSARIKTVLRRREQAA